The Thermanaerothrix sp. genome window below encodes:
- a CDS encoding RluA family pseudouridine synthase, which translates to MRKYMVPPEEEGRRLDRLIRDWWPSVGMGLRMGAIRRGNVRLDGRKVQCSERLVSGQELTVPWDDEPVGRSSEASCGDGDVSGGLPSWVLYMDRVLLVANKPPGWICQPGGRGGGKSLPEEVWRLIGRTGPVPAHRLDVNTSGLVLVPLAKVFARELHRMFRESLILKVYWAVVKGRCGGPLRIDAPLHDPHGGPVVVSGEGRDALSMVRPICTSGGYSLVEVKLVTGRKHQARVHLAHAGLPIVGDPVYGVKLKDVKRPMLHCRFMALPEEASLGNLKGASFTAPLMEDMESLMRALGLWSSSSLDRCDDLA; encoded by the coding sequence ATGAGAAAGTACATGGTCCCTCCGGAGGAGGAGGGAAGGAGGCTTGATAGGCTTATCCGGGACTGGTGGCCCTCGGTGGGCATGGGGCTCAGGATGGGGGCCATAAGGCGGGGTAACGTCCGGCTGGACGGCAGGAAGGTCCAGTGCTCCGAGAGGCTTGTATCCGGTCAGGAGCTTACGGTGCCCTGGGACGACGAGCCCGTGGGCCGAAGTTCCGAGGCGTCTTGCGGGGATGGGGATGTGTCCGGAGGCCTGCCATCCTGGGTTTTATACATGGACCGGGTGCTTTTGGTGGCCAACAAGCCCCCGGGCTGGATATGCCAGCCCGGGGGAAGGGGTGGCGGAAAGAGCCTGCCGGAGGAGGTCTGGCGCTTGATAGGCCGCACCGGCCCGGTACCCGCCCACAGGCTTGACGTCAACACCTCCGGGCTTGTGCTGGTGCCCCTTGCCAAGGTCTTTGCCCGGGAGCTCCACCGCATGTTCCGGGAATCCCTCATCCTTAAGGTCTACTGGGCGGTGGTGAAGGGCCGCTGCGGCGGGCCTTTGAGGATAGACGCCCCCCTTCATGACCCCCATGGGGGGCCCGTGGTGGTGTCGGGGGAGGGTAGGGATGCTTTGTCTATGGTAAGGCCTATTTGCACCTCCGGCGGGTACTCGTTGGTGGAGGTCAAACTGGTCACCGGCCGGAAGCACCAGGCCAGGGTGCATCTTGCCCACGCGGGGCTTCCCATAGTGGGGGATCCGGTCTACGGCGTGAAGCTCAAGGATGTTAAGCGCCCCATGCTTCATTGCCGGTTCATGGCCCTGCCGGAGGAAGCTTCCCTGGGGAACCTGAAGGGAGCGTCCTTCACCGCTCCGCTGATGGAGGACATGGAGAGTCTCATGAGGGCCCTGGGCCTTTGGAGTTCCTCTTCGTTGGATCGATGTGACGATTTAGCTTAA
- a CDS encoding Glu/Leu/Phe/Val dehydrogenase, which produces MAVTKRTSSNVLLDTALKNFYAAAEEMGLDDGLIEILSRAERKLCVSIPVTMDDGTVKVFEGYRVQYSTALGPAKGGLRFHPDVTLEECEALACLMAWKCSLAGIPYGGGKGGVACNPLELSTAEKERITRTFAARIEPLVGAWTDVPAPDVNTGGQEMVWLMDTISKMRNRLEPAIFTGKPVSLWGSKGRTQATGRGVATCVREVLKAAGRDVKGSTAIIQGFGNVGTYCALTLVEMGAKVVAISDITGGYYCPEGIDVQKAFDHVTNHPKHLLEGYDQPGLQKMPGEDILYLNADVLCPCALEGAIHGDNAHKIKAKFIVEGANGPVTPEGDAALPKDVIVVPDFLANAGGVVGSYFEWVQDLMGFFWTEEEYNQRLLTLMADNFWRVWNYSKEHNVPMRKGAFMVAIKRVADAVKMRGVFL; this is translated from the coding sequence ATGGCTGTTACAAAGAGGACTTCCAGCAACGTATTGCTCGACACGGCCCTCAAGAACTTCTACGCCGCCGCCGAGGAGATGGGGCTGGACGATGGGCTCATCGAGATACTGAGCAGGGCGGAGCGGAAGCTTTGCGTCTCCATCCCGGTCACCATGGACGACGGCACCGTCAAGGTGTTCGAGGGTTACCGGGTGCAGTACTCCACCGCCCTTGGGCCTGCCAAGGGAGGCCTTAGGTTCCATCCCGACGTGACCCTTGAGGAGTGCGAGGCTTTGGCCTGCCTCATGGCCTGGAAGTGCTCTTTGGCGGGAATCCCTTACGGCGGCGGCAAGGGCGGCGTTGCCTGCAACCCCCTGGAGCTCTCCACCGCTGAGAAGGAGCGCATCACCCGCACCTTTGCGGCCCGCATAGAGCCCCTGGTGGGGGCTTGGACCGACGTGCCCGCCCCGGACGTGAACACCGGCGGTCAGGAGATGGTGTGGCTCATGGACACCATCAGCAAGATGAGGAACCGGCTGGAGCCCGCCATCTTCACCGGCAAGCCCGTTTCCCTCTGGGGTTCCAAGGGTCGTACCCAGGCCACCGGTCGGGGCGTGGCCACCTGCGTGCGTGAGGTCCTGAAGGCCGCCGGCAGGGACGTGAAGGGCTCCACCGCCATCATCCAGGGCTTCGGCAACGTGGGCACCTACTGCGCCCTCACCCTGGTGGAGATGGGCGCCAAGGTGGTGGCCATAAGCGACATCACCGGCGGTTACTACTGCCCCGAGGGTATCGACGTCCAGAAGGCCTTCGACCACGTGACCAACCACCCCAAGCACCTGCTTGAGGGTTACGACCAGCCGGGGCTTCAGAAGATGCCCGGCGAGGACATCCTCTACCTCAACGCCGACGTGCTCTGCCCCTGCGCCCTTGAGGGCGCCATCCACGGCGACAACGCCCACAAGATCAAGGCCAAGTTCATAGTCGAGGGCGCCAACGGCCCGGTCACCCCCGAGGGGGACGCGGCGCTTCCCAAGGACGTCATCGTGGTCCCCGACTTCCTGGCCAACGCCGGCGGCGTGGTGGGCTCCTACTTCGAGTGGGTCCAGGACCTCATGGGCTTCTTCTGGACCGAGGAGGAGTACAACCAGCGGCTCCTCACCCTCATGGCGGACAACTTCTGGAGGGTGTGGAACTACAGCAAGGAGCACAACGTGCCCATGCGGAAGGGAGCCTTCATGGTGGCCATCAAGAGGGTTGCCGACGCCGTCAAGATGCGGGGGGTCTTCCTCTAA
- a CDS encoding HD domain-containing protein has translation MDKDNGKVTVAQAMALKPQDKFQGVYAVAEEQVKLDKNGKRYRVLFLMDQTGSMEVRAWSSCLWVDLREDPRGAALEEEDVPSLRGLSVGVVGVMKEYKNALQPTADKVYIVDQEKYPPHGFVQRSPYPQEELEERFDILVRSCGDEVGSFLESVFQGQLRRDFFSFPAAVGNHHAYASGLLEHTVAVAEAAAALCGCYRADRDVVVGGALLHDIGKLRAYRMSPLPEATLEGTVLDHIAMGYCMFEELAERHRLRDVLRLHLGHIILSHHGKKEFGSPVLPSTPEALIVSAADELDFQVFCCREGISGLREGQVVSDFHKALQRRVWSGEISAPFGDGEQG, from the coding sequence GTGGATAAGGACAATGGGAAGGTGACGGTGGCTCAGGCCATGGCTTTGAAGCCCCAGGATAAGTTCCAGGGGGTATACGCGGTGGCGGAGGAGCAGGTGAAGCTGGACAAGAACGGCAAGAGGTACCGGGTCCTTTTCCTTATGGACCAGACGGGGAGCATGGAGGTAAGGGCCTGGAGCAGCTGCTTGTGGGTGGACCTTCGGGAGGATCCAAGGGGCGCAGCCCTTGAGGAGGAGGACGTCCCCTCCCTTCGGGGGCTGTCGGTGGGGGTTGTGGGGGTCATGAAGGAGTATAAGAACGCCCTGCAGCCCACCGCTGACAAGGTGTACATCGTGGATCAGGAGAAGTACCCTCCTCATGGGTTCGTCCAAAGGTCCCCGTATCCACAGGAGGAGCTGGAGGAGAGGTTTGATATCTTGGTGAGGTCCTGTGGGGACGAGGTGGGGAGTTTCCTTGAGTCGGTTTTTCAAGGTCAGTTGAGGAGGGACTTCTTCTCCTTCCCCGCCGCGGTGGGGAACCACCACGCCTACGCGTCTGGGCTTCTTGAGCACACCGTGGCGGTGGCGGAGGCGGCGGCGGCCCTTTGCGGGTGCTACCGGGCGGACAGGGACGTGGTGGTGGGGGGAGCTCTGCTTCACGACATAGGGAAGCTTCGGGCCTACCGCATGAGCCCCCTGCCGGAGGCCACCCTGGAGGGTACGGTGCTGGACCACATAGCCATGGGGTACTGCATGTTCGAGGAGCTGGCGGAGAGGCATCGTCTGAGGGACGTGTTGAGGCTGCACCTGGGGCACATAATACTGAGCCACCACGGCAAGAAGGAGTTCGGTTCCCCGGTGCTTCCCTCCACCCCGGAGGCGTTGATAGTTTCCGCCGCCGACGAGCTGGACTTCCAGGTCTTCTGCTGCAGGGAGGGCATATCGGGCCTTAGGGAAGGCCAGGTGGTGTCGGACTTTCACAAGGCCCTGCAGAGGCGTGTGTGGAGCGGCGAGATTTCCGCTCCCTTTGGCGATGGAGAACAGGGATGA